The proteins below come from a single Erinaceus europaeus chromosome 20, mEriEur2.1, whole genome shotgun sequence genomic window:
- the MSANTD2 gene encoding myb/SANT-like DNA-binding domain-containing protein 2 isoform X5, protein MPPPFSSARGPGAPPPRPSPPDRGGRRGRARGDGAGGLRAAAGEPRFSAAGEVGPRATPETAVAGCAGASLPGAAAAAAWKMAAPCGSELPANSPLKIPKMEVLSPASPDGMSDGNPSLSDPSTPRGASPLGPGSAVASGAAASGGLGLGLGARSAASSSVSFSPGGGGGGGGGGGSAAAAAAACRGMSWTPAETNALIAVWGNERLVEARYQQLEGAGTVFGSKAPGPAMYERVSRALAELGYERTPSQCRERIKLVRCPELNAVLQLWPHRC, encoded by the coding sequence atgccccctcccttctcctcggCGCGGGGCCCCGGCGCGCCTCCGCCCCGGCCGTCGCCGCCGGACAGGGGCGGCCGGCGCGGTCGGGCGCGCGGAGACGGAGCGGGCGGCCTCCGAGCGGCCGCCGGGGAGCCGAGATTCTCGGCGGCGGGCGAAGTAGGCCCGCGGGCGACCCCGGAGACTGCGGTGGCCGGATGTGCGGGCGCGTCACTTCCGGGCGCTGCAGCGGCGGCCGCTTGGAAGATGGCTGCGCCCTGTGGCTCGGAGCTGCCCGCCAACTCGCCGCTAAAAATCCCGAAGATGGAGGTGCTCTCCCCGGCCTCGCCTGATGGCATGAGCGACGGGAATCCGTCGCTGTCTGACCCTTCCACGCCTCGGGGTGCCTCCCCGCTCGGGCCGGGCAGTGCGGTGGCCTCGGGGGCAGCGGCGTCCGGGGGTctcgggctggggctgggggcccgCAGCGCCGCCTCATCCTCGGTCTCCTTCTCCCCTGgcggcggaggcggcggcggcggaggcggCGGGTCCGCGGCGGCCGCTGCCGCCGCCTGCCGGGGCATGTCATGGACGCCGGCTGAGACGAACGCGCTCATCGCCGTGTGGGGCAACGAGCGGCTGGTGGAGGCGCGGTACCAGCAGCTGGAGGGAGCCGGCACGGTGTTCGGCAGCAAGGCCCCCGGGCCAGCCATGTACGAGCGCGTGTCCCGGGCCCTGGCCGAGCTGGGCTACGAGCGGACCCCATCCCAGTGCCGGGAGCGCATCAAG
- the MSANTD2 gene encoding myb/SANT-like DNA-binding domain-containing protein 2 isoform X6 — translation MPPPFSSARGPGAPPPRPSPPDRGGRRGRARGDGAGGLRAAAGEPRFSAAGEVGPRATPETAVAGCAGASLPGAAAAAAWKMAAPCGSELPANSPLKIPKMEVLSPASPDGMSDGNPSLSDPSTPRGASPLGPGSAVASGAAASGGLGLGLGARSAASSSVSFSPGGGGGGGGGGGSAAAAAAACRGMSWTPAETNALIAVWGNERLVEARYQQLEGAGTVFGSKAPGPAMYERVSRALAELGYERTPSQCRERIKTKYLSQKEL, via the coding sequence atgccccctcccttctcctcggCGCGGGGCCCCGGCGCGCCTCCGCCCCGGCCGTCGCCGCCGGACAGGGGCGGCCGGCGCGGTCGGGCGCGCGGAGACGGAGCGGGCGGCCTCCGAGCGGCCGCCGGGGAGCCGAGATTCTCGGCGGCGGGCGAAGTAGGCCCGCGGGCGACCCCGGAGACTGCGGTGGCCGGATGTGCGGGCGCGTCACTTCCGGGCGCTGCAGCGGCGGCCGCTTGGAAGATGGCTGCGCCCTGTGGCTCGGAGCTGCCCGCCAACTCGCCGCTAAAAATCCCGAAGATGGAGGTGCTCTCCCCGGCCTCGCCTGATGGCATGAGCGACGGGAATCCGTCGCTGTCTGACCCTTCCACGCCTCGGGGTGCCTCCCCGCTCGGGCCGGGCAGTGCGGTGGCCTCGGGGGCAGCGGCGTCCGGGGGTctcgggctggggctgggggcccgCAGCGCCGCCTCATCCTCGGTCTCCTTCTCCCCTGgcggcggaggcggcggcggcggaggcggCGGGTCCGCGGCGGCCGCTGCCGCCGCCTGCCGGGGCATGTCATGGACGCCGGCTGAGACGAACGCGCTCATCGCCGTGTGGGGCAACGAGCGGCTGGTGGAGGCGCGGTACCAGCAGCTGGAGGGAGCCGGCACGGTGTTCGGCAGCAAGGCCCCCGGGCCAGCCATGTACGAGCGCGTGTCCCGGGCCCTGGCCGAGCTGGGCTACGAGCGGACCCCATCCCAGTGCCGGGAGCGCATCAAG